The segment ggaaaatggtttgtttgggttttttggttttttttacccACTCTCGGATTCTTATGACACAGCATCCCAGTGGACTCTGATAGGTATTTAATTTACTGGAAAGTGTGGCCAAATTCTCTCCCATCTAAATGCAGCATCTGCAGCAGTCTGGAATGTGTGTTGTACAGCTGTGAATGTCTCGGGGCATTCAGAGTGTCTCCTTTTTCACACAATAGCTACTACTTAAGGGTTTTCATCAAGCTGGACTCATGAATTCAATTATTCAAtgtctttgtgtgtgtttttctttttcttttgttttttttttttttctttttcttttctttttttcttttgttttttaaggttTGTAGAATCCCCGAGCCCCTTCTCCTGGAAGGAGAGTTACTACCGATCAGCCATGTCCCAAAGCTCTCAGCCCAGGGAATTCCTCAGCCCAGAGGTAATCCAGCACATCTGGGACTTCCTGGAACAGTAAGTAAGCCTTATGTGGAACATAAGGAAGGTGTTTTAGGGCAGGATGCCTCTATAATTAGGCTGCTCGGGGATTGATGCTGGGGAGTTTGGAATCTCCTGTACTTGTTGATTAGATATGGCTGTGATGATTGGATGTGTCAGTCAGTGGTGACTGACAGCTCTGGAGCTCCCCAGAGGCCCTGCACCCAGGCTGTGGGGACCAAGTGGGGTCAGCTGTGACACTGATTCTCTGCCTGGCCTCTGGTGGCTGAGCTGGTCAGCAGTGACACTGATTCTCTGCCTGGCCTCTGGTGGCTGAGCTGGTCAGCAGTGACACTGATTCTCTGCCTGGCCTCTGGTGGCTGAGCTGGTCAGCAGTGACACTGATTCTCTGCCTGGCCTCTGgtggctgagctggctgcttcCTAAGGCATTTCCCCTCAGGAAGTGGGCTCATCACTCTGTGTCCAGGCTGCATGTTTGCCCCTTGCTGAtgccagggagggagaggaggtgaAGATGGAGCAGAGTTTGCCCTGTCAGGTCCACTGGCTGAAAGAAAGCTGACTCTGTTCCCATTCCTGACTTGCCGTGACTGACGCTGAAACAATCACTGCCCTAAATCCTCCCTGAGTTCTGTCTTTGAGTGATTTGACTGCTCTGCTCTTGCCTCAGAGCGAGTGAAATGTCCCTCAGGGCCCTGTCCTGGTCAGGGCTGCTGCAGTACAGTGGTGAGGAGGGGGCTGCTCCTCAGTAATCCCTGACTTTGCCATGAGACTGGCTCGTGGTAATGCCAagtcctgggcacagggaggaagGTGGGGTGGTGGAGAACAGACCTTGGCCAATTCTAACTCCATTACTGTGTTCTTTCCAGGCCAATATGCTCGGTTCAGCCAATTGATTTAAACTTCATTGACGGCCCATCTGAAGATGGCTCCACAAACAAAATTGAGATCAGCATGGATTGTGTCCGGGTGCAGGACACCGAGTTGAATGACCCCATGTGGGTGAGTAACGAGAAACTTCCTCAACCTTTTGGGGCAGAAGGGGAGTTTTTGCAGGAGCTATTCCAGCTGAATTGCCCCAGGGCCATCTTCCCACCTTGGCTGGTTCCTCACCTGCTCTTCTTCTCCTgaagcagcagtggcaggagagagggatgaGACAGCTGAACtggcaggagagctgaggaGCCTCTTGCACAGGCTACTCAACCATCCCTGCACTCTCCTTGCTTAGAGCTAGTTTGACCTCAGGGACGAAATAATTTGGGTTCTGGGCACTGTTGCAATTTTGCTGACCAAGGCCAGAGGTTCTTCactggtttttcttctcttgaggGTCATATATGAATGCAAACTTGTTTTCAGACTGTGGTTGGGTTCCTTTCCCCTCCAGTTTCTTCAGACTGGAGAGTGTTTGTAATGAGTCTTGGCCATGGGTGTCTCAGGGATATGGCTCAAGACTGGAACGCAGATGAGGCACTGGTGCTTGCTGGCTCATTGCCTTTGGCACTAACAGACCGGCTCTTTTTTAGCAATACCTCTTCTGAAGAAGCCAGGTGCTTTTCTTGCAGGCTAGAGCAGGAGGTGTTTCAGGAGTTTGAGTTGTTTGTGTCCTGTTTTTGTACTTCTTGGGTTTTGTATACTTCAGGGTAAAAATAACGTGTAGTTTGAAATTTATGTTGAAATTTATGTTCTTgtaaattttcttgtttctctggATGTTTCCATCTTGAGAAACTGTTGTTGTTTAATTCCCTGGCTAATCAGCCACAATTTTTGATGTGCCCAGTGATGATGTGTTGGCAGTCTGTATCCTGGTAGCGTTTGTGACCTGGAGAATTGTGTCTGCAAGGAAGGAGCTCCTGGGTCACTCTGGTTGCAGACCCTGGTGACGGGAGGTTTGACCTGTcagtgctgcactgctgtgactgctggggaggctgcagtgcTCTTCCCTTTCCATGAAGGTTGCACAGGGTTAAAAAGCTGCTTTGAGGTCGGGTATGTGCCTGGATAATGTGGTGAATCCAAGTGCACAAGGAGAGGTGACCTACATCAGGGCTGGTTATCTTCTGATTCAGCATTTGGTGGGGCACAAGGGGTGGGGTGCAAGCCTTCCATCAGCCTCTAGATCTTAGTTTTTTCCACCATTATAGCACAGCTCCAGTGAAATGGTGTATCCTTATTAGTCCAAAAGATTCTCGATGTTTACAGGGGATTTGGCTTTTCAAAGTGGACTAAGGGTCTGTTTGAACTATGTCCACCTAAAAACCGATTCCTAACAGTTTAAAGGTCATTAGCAGTAACTTTTCTCCTTCCATACTCAAATCTGCATTTGCGGCATTGAGCACGAGCTCAC is part of the Serinus canaria isolate serCan28SL12 chromosome 9, serCan2020, whole genome shotgun sequence genome and harbors:
- the LOC108961900 gene encoding tumor protein 63-like; this encodes MNFEAAPFSTLPYYPDPCIPRFVESPSPFSWKESYYRSAMSQSSQPREFLSPEVIQHIWDFLEQPICSVQPIDLNFIDGPSEDGSTNKIEISMDCVRVQDTELNDPMWPFGKVFCFAWLGGASGAAAFVLPCIPLARRILAGLGVPPAQR